In Bradyrhizobium erythrophlei, a single genomic region encodes these proteins:
- a CDS encoding FecR domain-containing protein, with protein MKGFKAGVVVLACALASIDIAAAQQADQGCSSENSPGMTQTLHCDGGITIVAENGAHYTLHRGRQGRVDAVELDGKALLVEVPPKSGGNMFQVITPQAIAAVRGTKWAVDVNGDKSSVFVVHGQVGVTRRSGSRGVTLRAGEGVDVEPGNPLAVKRWAPARASALLARLGQ; from the coding sequence ATGAAAGGATTCAAGGCGGGAGTTGTTGTGCTCGCTTGTGCGCTAGCCTCAATTGACATTGCCGCCGCACAACAAGCCGATCAGGGCTGCTCCTCGGAAAACTCGCCGGGTATGACGCAAACGTTGCATTGCGACGGAGGGATTACGATCGTCGCTGAAAATGGCGCGCACTATACCTTGCACCGCGGCCGTCAAGGCCGCGTGGATGCGGTCGAACTGGATGGCAAGGCGTTGTTGGTCGAGGTCCCGCCGAAGTCAGGCGGAAACATGTTTCAGGTCATTACCCCGCAGGCAATCGCGGCAGTCCGCGGCACGAAGTGGGCCGTCGACGTCAACGGCGACAAGTCTTCGGTCTTCGTCGTCCACGGACAAGTCGGCGTTACCAGGAGAAGCGGCAGTCGTGGCGTGACCTTGCGGGCTGGCGAAGGCGTGGACGTCGAGCCGGGAAACCCGCTAGCGGTGAAGCGCTGGGCGCCTGCGCGTGCCTCGGCATTGTTGGCGCGGCTCGGACAATAG
- a CDS encoding acyl-CoA thioesterase, producing MTDSQAVHAPPVTEIEPCGDLCIRTLAMPADTNQNGDIFGGWLLSQMDVGGGVFASKIAKSRTVTVAIEAMNFRKPVYVGDLVSVHANLVKIGHTSITVHLEAWVLRRKEMQSILVTDGNFTYVAIDDDGHPHVVQQAPPPVPA from the coding sequence ATGACCGATTCCCAAGCCGTCCACGCCCCGCCCGTCACCGAGATCGAGCCGTGCGGCGATCTCTGCATCCGTACGCTGGCCATGCCGGCCGATACCAACCAGAACGGCGATATTTTCGGCGGCTGGCTGCTCAGCCAGATGGATGTTGGCGGCGGTGTGTTCGCCTCAAAAATCGCGAAATCGCGCACGGTGACGGTTGCGATCGAAGCGATGAATTTCCGTAAACCCGTCTACGTCGGCGATCTCGTTTCCGTGCACGCCAATCTGGTAAAGATCGGCCATACGTCGATCACGGTGCATCTCGAGGCCTGGGTGCTTCGCCGCAAGGAGATGCAGTCGATCCTGGTGACTGATGGCAATTTCACCTATGTCGCGATCGACGATGACGGTCACCCGCATGTTGTGCAGCAGGCGCCACCGCCGGTGCCGGCGTAG
- a CDS encoding 3-hydroxyacyl-CoA dehydrogenase NAD-binding domain-containing protein: MESKILDVLADRVLELGPKPVASGPYRHFKLTRDTDGVAWLLFDREGASANTLSADVLTEFDTVLAALESERPTGLVIRSAKTSGFIAGADVNEFRGASDAAAVEAQISRAHAVIDRIEAVKFPTLAVIHGFCLGGGLEVALACQARIAISDARFGFPEVMLGLHPGLGGTARFTELINPMQAMTLMLTGKTIDARRAKSLGLVDAVTEERHVRNAVKDAVFGRLKRAKPGLLNTVLNSGPVRGFLASRMRSEAAKSAPAEHYPAPYGLIDLWEKHGGNKAAMLAAEKSSFAHLMVTPTAQNLIRVFFLRDQMKKHAGSGNGIEHVHVIGAGAMGGDIAAWCANQGLKATLADMKPEPIAGAIKRAADLFGKIIRKRTDVRDALDRLVPDLDGEGVRTADLIIEAVPEKLELKQKVYAGVEPRMKAGAILATNTSSIPLQDLRTTLAKPGRLLGLHFFNPVSRLQLVEVVSHDGTDPQLLKEALAFVGAIDRLPLPVKSSPGFVVNRALTPYMLEAMVLLDEKVDKVTIDRAAEKFGMPMGPIELADQVGLDICLAVGDMLRSKFGDLLPPTPAWLRDKVTKGELGRKTGKGFYVWKDGKADKPQASSGTAEPDAEMIDRLILPMSNVCVACLREGIVDDADMVDGAMIFGTGYAPFRGGPLNYARTRGAADVASTLQKLAAKFGGRFTPDAGWDSFK, encoded by the coding sequence ATGGAAAGCAAAATCCTCGACGTACTCGCCGATCGCGTGCTGGAGCTCGGCCCGAAGCCCGTCGCAAGCGGGCCCTATCGCCATTTCAAGCTGACACGCGACACGGATGGTGTTGCGTGGTTGCTGTTCGACCGCGAAGGCGCCAGTGCCAATACGTTGTCAGCCGACGTATTGACCGAGTTCGATACGGTGTTGGCGGCGCTCGAAAGCGAACGGCCGACCGGGCTGGTCATCCGTTCCGCGAAAACCTCCGGCTTCATCGCCGGTGCGGACGTCAACGAATTCCGCGGCGCGAGCGACGCAGCGGCAGTCGAGGCGCAGATTTCGCGCGCGCATGCGGTGATCGACCGGATCGAGGCGGTGAAGTTTCCGACCCTGGCCGTGATCCACGGCTTTTGCCTCGGCGGCGGGCTGGAAGTCGCGCTGGCTTGTCAGGCGCGCATCGCCATTTCGGATGCCCGCTTCGGTTTCCCGGAGGTCATGCTCGGACTTCATCCCGGCCTCGGCGGCACCGCGCGCTTCACCGAACTCATCAATCCGATGCAGGCGATGACGCTGATGCTCACCGGCAAGACCATCGATGCGCGCCGGGCCAAGTCGCTCGGCCTCGTCGATGCCGTGACGGAAGAACGGCACGTCCGCAATGCGGTGAAGGACGCCGTGTTTGGCCGGCTCAAGCGCGCCAAGCCCGGCTTGCTCAACACGGTGCTGAATTCAGGTCCCGTGCGCGGCTTTCTCGCTTCACGCATGCGTAGCGAAGCGGCGAAGAGTGCCCCGGCGGAGCACTATCCTGCGCCTTACGGCCTGATCGATCTCTGGGAGAAGCACGGCGGCAACAAGGCCGCGATGCTGGCGGCGGAGAAGAGCTCGTTCGCGCATCTGATGGTGACGCCGACGGCGCAGAACCTGATCCGGGTGTTCTTCCTGCGCGACCAGATGAAGAAGCATGCCGGCTCCGGCAACGGAATCGAACATGTGCATGTCATCGGCGCCGGCGCCATGGGTGGCGATATCGCGGCCTGGTGCGCCAATCAAGGATTAAAGGCCACGCTCGCCGACATGAAGCCGGAACCGATCGCGGGCGCGATCAAGCGTGCGGCGGATCTGTTCGGCAAGATCATTCGCAAGCGCACTGACGTTCGCGACGCGCTCGATCGGCTGGTACCGGATCTCGACGGGGAGGGTGTACGTACGGCGGACCTCATCATCGAAGCGGTGCCGGAAAAGCTCGAGCTGAAGCAGAAGGTCTATGCCGGCGTCGAGCCGCGGATGAAGGCGGGCGCGATTCTTGCCACCAACACGTCGAGCATTCCGCTCCAGGATTTGCGCACGACACTGGCAAAACCCGGGCGGTTGCTCGGCCTGCACTTCTTCAATCCGGTGTCGCGGCTGCAACTGGTCGAGGTCGTCAGCCATGATGGCACCGATCCGCAACTCTTGAAGGAGGCATTGGCCTTTGTCGGCGCGATCGATCGCCTGCCGCTTCCGGTCAAGAGTTCGCCGGGTTTTGTCGTCAATCGCGCGCTGACGCCCTACATGCTGGAAGCGATGGTGTTGCTCGACGAGAAGGTCGACAAGGTCACCATCGATCGGGCGGCGGAGAAGTTCGGCATGCCAATGGGGCCAATTGAGTTGGCCGATCAGGTCGGGCTCGATATTTGCCTTGCCGTCGGCGACATGCTGCGCTCGAAGTTCGGTGACCTGCTGCCGCCGACGCCGGCATGGCTGCGCGACAAGGTCACCAAGGGCGAGCTTGGCCGCAAGACGGGCAAGGGCTTCTACGTGTGGAAGGACGGCAAGGCCGACAAGCCGCAAGCGTCCTCGGGCACGGCCGAGCCGGATGCGGAAATGATCGACCGGCTGATCCTGCCGATGTCGAACGTCTGCGTCGCCTGCCTGCGCGAAGGGATTGTCGACGATGCCGACATGGTCGACGGCGCCATGATCTTCGGCACGGGCTATGCACCGTTCCGCGGCGGTCCATTGAACTACGCGCGGACGCGCGGCGCGGCGGACGTGGCCTCGACGTTGCAGAAATTGGCCGCGAAATTCGGCGGCCGGTTCACCCCGGATGCGGGGTGGGATAGTTTCAAATAA
- a CDS encoding acetyl-CoA C-acetyltransferase: MARPVFIVDGSRTPFLKARTGPGPFTPVDLAVQCGRPLLARQPFAPDAFDQVILGCVNVIADEMNPARVAALRLGMGERMVAFTVQINCGSGMQSIDTAYRYIREGISEMILAGGTEALSYAPLVWPQAGVRWFAGLATAKGILAKLAAIAKTRPSYFKPIIGLERGLTDPITELNMGQTAEVVGHLFGITREQSDAYAAESHKRLAHAQESGFLKGEVETAFARDGKFYDHDDGVRPDSTPEKLATLKPVFERPWGQVTAGNSSQITDGASWTILASEEAVKKHGLTPKAVIVDSHWAALDPSIMGLGPVMSATELLKRNKLALGDIETWELNEAFATQVLGCLAAWNDDKFCREVLGLDGAAGQIDQSKLNVDGGAISLGHPVGTSGNRIVLHLVNAMKRLGTKRGIATECIGGGQGGAMLIETV, encoded by the coding sequence ATGGCGCGACCGGTCTTTATTGTCGACGGCAGCCGGACGCCGTTCCTGAAGGCACGCACGGGTCCCGGACCTTTCACGCCGGTCGATCTCGCCGTTCAATGCGGCCGGCCGCTGCTGGCGCGACAGCCTTTCGCGCCCGATGCCTTTGATCAAGTCATCCTCGGCTGCGTCAACGTCATCGCCGACGAGATGAACCCGGCGCGGGTCGCCGCACTTCGGCTCGGCATGGGCGAGCGGATGGTGGCTTTCACCGTGCAGATCAATTGCGGAAGCGGCATGCAATCGATCGACACCGCCTATCGCTACATCCGCGAAGGCATCTCGGAGATGATCCTGGCCGGCGGGACCGAGGCGCTGAGTTACGCGCCGCTGGTATGGCCGCAAGCCGGCGTTCGCTGGTTTGCCGGGCTTGCGACCGCCAAGGGAATCCTGGCGAAGCTGGCTGCGATCGCCAAAACGCGGCCCTCTTATTTCAAGCCGATCATCGGCCTTGAGCGCGGGCTGACCGATCCGATTACTGAGCTGAACATGGGCCAGACGGCGGAAGTCGTGGGCCATCTCTTCGGCATCACGCGCGAACAGTCGGACGCCTATGCCGCCGAAAGCCACAAGCGGCTGGCGCATGCGCAAGAGAGCGGCTTCCTCAAGGGCGAGGTCGAAACGGCGTTCGCACGCGACGGCAAGTTCTACGATCACGATGACGGCGTGCGGCCGGATTCCACGCCGGAAAAACTCGCCACCCTCAAGCCGGTGTTCGAGCGGCCTTGGGGCCAGGTCACCGCCGGCAATTCCTCGCAGATCACCGACGGCGCGTCCTGGACCATCCTTGCTTCGGAAGAAGCGGTGAAAAAGCATGGCCTCACGCCAAAGGCCGTGATCGTCGACAGCCATTGGGCGGCGCTCGATCCATCGATCATGGGGTTGGGGCCGGTCATGTCCGCGACTGAACTCCTGAAGCGAAACAAGCTCGCGCTCGGCGATATCGAGACCTGGGAATTGAATGAAGCTTTCGCCACGCAGGTGCTGGGATGTCTGGCGGCGTGGAATGACGACAAGTTCTGCCGCGAGGTTTTAGGCCTCGACGGCGCCGCGGGGCAGATCGATCAGAGCAAGCTCAACGTTGACGGCGGCGCCATCAGCCTTGGTCATCCCGTCGGAACCAGCGGCAACCGCATCGTGCTGCACCTCGTCAATGCGATGAAGCGGCTCGGCACCAAACGCGGTATTGCGACCGAATGTATCGGCGGCGGGCAGGGCGGCGCCATGTTGATCGAGACGGTGTAA
- a CDS encoding acyl-CoA dehydrogenase, giving the protein MSSFRRDFITKPIFSWARGVLPSMSDTEREALEAGDVWWDADLFTGNPDWSKLLKQAPATLTAEEQAFLHGPVDELCAMLDDWKINWEWRDLPPEVWDFIKQNRFFGMIIPKEHGGLGFSPYAHSEVVRKLSSRSLVAAVTVMVPNSLGPGELLMRFGTRDQQERWLPRLADGRDIPCFGLTSPEAGSDAASMVDSGVICKGTFDGKEVTGLRLNWHKRYITLGPVATLLGLAFKAYDPDHLVGTEEELGITVALIPTELPGVSIGHRHLPAMQVFQNGPNWGKDVFIPLDYIIGGKERLGQGWKMLMTALAAGRGISLPSLSAAGAAYAARTTGAYARIREQFGISISKFEGIEEPLARIAGTAYLLDGARRLTCAALNEGHHPAVISGIMKLQATERMRIAIDDAMDIHGGKAVIDGPQNYLGNLYRSVPVGITVEGANILTRNLIVFGQGAIRAHPYLLLEMNALGEQDRAKGLDAFDDAFWKHVGHSVVTLFRALGRSWTGGMFAPAPDAGDATQFYRQLSGYSSAFALCADMALLTLGGALKRKEMLSARFGDILSELYLLSAALKRWQDEGRQTADFAALEWCMASGFRTIENRFAEILANLPNRFVAIILKFVVQPFGARVLGPSDRVVHECAQLVLEPSAVRDRLTPDLAHVDDDGGVARLEKAFLLVTAAEEISKRMRAAHLHDWQEAVKRGVITQVEGEQLQAAHEAAAKVIEVDDFAPEALSPIYKKPNVRQFFQELGEQRAAS; this is encoded by the coding sequence ATGAGCTCCTTTCGCCGCGATTTCATCACCAAGCCGATATTCTCCTGGGCGCGCGGGGTCTTGCCGTCGATGTCCGACACCGAGCGCGAGGCGCTGGAGGCGGGCGACGTCTGGTGGGATGCGGACCTTTTCACCGGCAATCCCGACTGGTCGAAACTGCTGAAGCAGGCGCCGGCGACGCTGACGGCCGAGGAGCAGGCTTTCCTCCATGGTCCGGTCGACGAGCTCTGCGCGATGCTCGACGACTGGAAGATCAACTGGGAATGGCGCGACCTGCCGCCCGAGGTCTGGGACTTCATCAAGCAGAATAGGTTCTTCGGGATGATTATTCCGAAGGAACACGGGGGCTTGGGCTTTTCGCCTTATGCGCATTCCGAAGTGGTGCGCAAGCTGTCGTCGCGGTCGCTGGTCGCCGCCGTCACGGTGATGGTGCCGAACTCGCTCGGGCCCGGCGAACTCCTGATGCGCTTCGGCACCAGGGACCAGCAGGAACGCTGGCTGCCGCGATTGGCCGATGGCCGCGACATTCCCTGCTTCGGCCTGACCAGCCCGGAGGCGGGCTCCGATGCGGCCTCGATGGTCGACAGTGGCGTGATCTGCAAGGGCACGTTCGATGGCAAGGAGGTTACTGGCCTTCGTCTCAACTGGCACAAGCGCTATATCACGTTGGGTCCGGTCGCGACCTTGCTGGGACTCGCGTTCAAGGCCTATGACCCCGATCATCTCGTAGGCACCGAGGAAGAGCTCGGCATCACGGTTGCGCTGATCCCGACCGAGCTTCCGGGCGTCTCCATCGGACATCGTCATTTGCCGGCGATGCAGGTGTTTCAGAACGGCCCGAACTGGGGCAAGGACGTCTTCATCCCGCTTGACTATATCATCGGCGGAAAAGAACGCCTCGGTCAGGGCTGGAAGATGCTGATGACGGCGCTTGCCGCCGGCCGCGGCATTTCGTTGCCGTCGCTGTCGGCGGCAGGTGCTGCCTACGCGGCGCGCACCACCGGCGCCTATGCGCGCATCCGCGAGCAGTTCGGTATTTCGATCAGCAAGTTCGAAGGCATCGAGGAGCCGCTCGCGCGTATCGCGGGTACCGCTTACCTGCTCGATGGCGCGCGGCGGCTGACCTGCGCGGCGCTGAACGAGGGTCATCATCCAGCGGTGATTTCCGGCATCATGAAGCTGCAAGCGACCGAGCGCATGCGGATTGCGATCGACGACGCCATGGATATCCACGGCGGCAAGGCCGTGATCGACGGGCCGCAGAACTACCTCGGCAATCTCTATCGCTCGGTGCCGGTCGGCATCACGGTGGAGGGCGCCAATATCCTCACCCGTAACCTGATCGTATTCGGGCAGGGCGCGATCCGCGCCCATCCGTATCTCCTGCTGGAAATGAATGCGCTCGGCGAGCAGGACCGCGCCAAGGGCCTGGATGCGTTCGATGACGCATTCTGGAAACATGTCGGGCACAGCGTGGTCACGCTGTTCCGCGCTCTCGGCCGCAGCTGGACCGGCGGGATGTTCGCGCCGGCGCCCGATGCCGGCGATGCGACGCAATTCTATCGCCAGCTTTCGGGCTATTCGTCGGCGTTTGCGCTTTGCGCCGACATGGCGTTGCTGACGCTCGGCGGCGCGCTCAAACGCAAGGAAATGCTCTCGGCGCGCTTTGGCGACATCCTGTCCGAACTGTATCTTCTCTCGGCGGCGCTCAAGCGCTGGCAGGACGAGGGACGGCAGACGGCCGATTTCGCCGCGCTCGAATGGTGCATGGCGAGCGGCTTCCGCACCATCGAGAACCGCTTTGCGGAAATTCTGGCGAACCTGCCCAATCGGTTCGTGGCGATCATCCTGAAGTTTGTTGTTCAGCCGTTCGGTGCGCGCGTGCTCGGGCCGTCCGACCGCGTGGTGCATGAATGCGCCCAGCTTGTGCTGGAACCGTCCGCGGTGCGCGACCGGCTGACGCCGGATCTCGCCCATGTCGACGACGACGGTGGCGTGGCGCGGCTGGAGAAGGCGTTCCTTCTCGTCACCGCCGCCGAGGAGATCTCCAAGCGCATGCGTGCGGCGCATCTGCACGATTGGCAGGAAGCGGTGAAACGCGGCGTCATTACGCAAGTCGAGGGCGAACAGCTCCAGGCCGCACACGAGGCGGCTGCGAAGGTGATCGAGGTCGATGACTTCGCGCCGGAGGCCTTGTCGCCGATCTACAAGAAGCCGAACGTGCGCCAGTTCTTTCAGGAGCTGGGTGAGCAGAGGGCGGCAAGCTGA
- a CDS encoding flavin reductase family protein, with translation MTEKDLHYYEPKNGHGLKHDPFNAIVAPRPIGWISSRDGKGNVNLAPYSFFNGFCYVPPIIGFSSTSWKDSVNNIRETGEFVWNLATRDLAKQMNATAAHVAREVDEFSIAGLTPAPCKIVNVPRVAESPVSFECKLTQVIQLQRADGRLADAWLTLGEVVAVHIDKAMIRDGVYQTALAHPIVRAGRRGDYFEIREDAMFEMTRPD, from the coding sequence GTGACCGAAAAAGATCTGCACTATTACGAGCCGAAGAATGGCCACGGCCTCAAGCACGATCCGTTCAACGCCATCGTCGCGCCGCGGCCGATCGGCTGGATTTCATCGCGCGACGGCAAGGGCAACGTCAATCTGGCGCCGTACAGTTTTTTCAACGGCTTCTGCTACGTGCCGCCGATCATCGGCTTTTCCTCGACCTCGTGGAAAGACAGCGTCAATAACATCCGGGAAACCGGCGAGTTCGTCTGGAATCTTGCCACCAGGGATCTGGCGAAGCAGATGAATGCGACCGCAGCCCACGTCGCCCGCGAGGTCGACGAGTTCTCGATCGCCGGCCTGACGCCTGCGCCGTGCAAGATCGTCAACGTGCCGCGCGTCGCCGAAAGCCCGGTTTCGTTCGAATGCAAGCTGACCCAGGTGATTCAGTTGCAGCGGGCCGACGGCAGGCTGGCCGATGCCTGGCTGACGCTGGGCGAGGTCGTTGCCGTCCACATCGACAAGGCCATGATCCGGGACGGCGTCTACCAGACCGCGCTCGCTCACCCCATCGTACGCGCGGGCCGCAGGGGCGATTATTTCGAGATTCGCGAGGACGCGATGTTCGAGATGACGCGGCCGGATTGA
- a CDS encoding TetR/AcrR family transcriptional regulator, protein MTLITETMEPDTRERILVVAERLFRELGYQKTTVGDIAKALHMSPANVYRFFDSKKAIHEGVARILMGEVEVAAQAIMAKPGPATPRLRELLSTIHRMNSERFVGDSKLHEMVEIAMEESWEVCVAHMQTVVESIAGVVAQGVASGEFEAQDVPLTALCICQGMMGYFHPQMIAQAVNKPKPHAPIEQMIDFLLVGLATRKHS, encoded by the coding sequence ATGACGCTGATTACCGAAACGATGGAGCCGGACACGAGAGAGCGGATTCTCGTGGTGGCGGAACGCCTGTTCCGCGAACTCGGCTACCAGAAGACCACCGTCGGCGACATCGCCAAGGCGCTGCATATGAGCCCGGCCAATGTGTATCGCTTCTTCGATTCGAAGAAGGCGATCCATGAGGGCGTCGCCCGCATCCTGATGGGCGAGGTGGAGGTGGCCGCCCAGGCCATCATGGCGAAGCCCGGCCCCGCAACGCCGCGTTTGCGGGAGTTGTTGTCCACGATCCATCGCATGAACTCGGAGCGCTTTGTCGGCGATTCCAAGCTGCATGAGATGGTCGAGATCGCGATGGAAGAGAGCTGGGAGGTCTGTGTTGCGCATATGCAGACCGTCGTCGAATCCATCGCCGGCGTGGTCGCGCAAGGTGTCGCCTCTGGCGAATTCGAGGCGCAGGATGTGCCGTTAACCGCCCTGTGCATCTGCCAGGGCATGATGGGTTATTTTCATCCGCAGATGATTGCCCAGGCCGTCAACAAGCCCAAGCCCCACGCGCCGATCGAGCAGATGATCGATTTCCTGCTGGTCGGGCTGGCCACGCGCAAGCATTCGTGA